The DNA region TCTCCGTCGGCGATGCAAAATTCCGCAAAAAGAGCGAAGCCAAGATAATGAGTATGTTCAAGTCAAACGTGACGGTGCTGTTCGTATCCCACTCACTCGATCAGGTAAAGAGGATATGCAACAAAGCCATACTCCTTGAACACGGCGAACTCATCGCGGCAGGCGAAATCGATGAAGTCGCAGCCATATATGAAGAAAAGACAAAATGATACGAAAATTTATGCCACAGTATTTCTGATGTTTATTCAGAGGTGCTGTGGGATTTCTTTTTACATAGCTGTTGTTGGGCTGGTCGAATATTTGCTGTGGTGGATAGCTTTGCGAGGTTTCGCCCCTCAGCTGCGACTGTGTCGGCAGCTGAGGGGCGAGAAATCGGATACGCTTCGCTGTCCGATTTCGGGCGCGGCAATAATTTTACGCAAATAGTTTGAGCGTGGACGTTTATATTGTCCACGCTCTGAGTTTCTTTATTGCCGCGCCTTTTTGGGTCGGATGTTTGGTTTGCTATTTATGGCTTTATTACCTCGTCGCTTTTGCGCCTTGACCGAGAGGCTCTGCCCCTCAACAGTCAGCTTTGCTGACTGTGGCTCCCCGCAAGCCTTTCGCGAAAGGCTTGAGCCAAAGCTCTTCTCCTTGGCATTCTTACCCAAGTTTGTGTGTTCTTAATACACTCCGTCACTTCTCAGGCAGCTCCAGATAGTCACGTCTATCAATTCATTTCTGCACCTTTCGTACTGTCGCAAAGTACCCTCGTTGACAAAACCCAGCTTATCCAGAAGCCGCATCGAAGCCACATTCTGAACTTCAACAAAGGCTTCAACACGGTTGATATCCGTTCTTGTGAAGATGAATTTCATTATCGCTCCCAGCGCCTCGGACATTATACCCATGCCCCAGCGGTCTCGCCTGAGTTCATAGCCGATCTCAACCTTTTTGTCATCTTCGGATATACAGAAAAATCCGCAGGTACCTATCAGCTTACCGCCGGCTTTCTCTTCTATCCCCCACCTTATCATAGTCTTGTCCGCTAAGCCGTCCATAAACATCTTCGCCAGATCGTCAGCTTCCTCGCGGCTTTTCAATGGCAGTCTGTCATAGTACTTCATGACCTGTTTGTCCGAGAAAATTTCGTAAAGATCCTCCGCATCATCGGCGGTTATGGGTCTCAGCAATACTTTCTCCAACTCGATCGTCAATTGTTCCTCAAAAATAGATGATATCATATTGTCTCCTTTTCTGTCTTCTGAAACATCTCTCATGGTTCTATTTTTACACTTGTACCGAAAATTGCGGAATACAGGCACTTTGCCTGCACTCTTCTTTTATATTCCCGTTCATATTTTTTTATCGGGAATATCATTTATCCGATACCCGATAATATTATAAATCATAAAACACAGGCTGTCAATGATTTCGATTTATTATGAACAAAAGATGTGCAAATCATACAATTCACAAGACACGTTAATGTCACATCGATAGAATATATTCCGAAATATCAAGATATTTATACAAGCCAAAAGCGCCTTACATAATGTAAGACGCCAAAAGTATATATTTCAATAATAGCTGTTTTTTCTGATGATAGTCCATGCCGTAAAATATACCGCAATACAGCAGGCGACGACAGCACCGAACAAAGCACCTGTTGAGTCTATGATGACATCACGCATCATTCCCGAACGCCCGGGGACAAATGTCTGATGGAACTCATCAGTACAAGCATACAAAGCCGCCGCGGCAACAGAGCACAGCAATCTCAGTATACGGTTGCGTATGCCGTAAAAAGCCGAAAATGCAAGTCCCGCAAGTAAAGCATATTCCGAAAAATGCGCGCATTTCCTGACAAAAGTCGTGACCAAAGAATATACAGCTGCCTTCTCGGAAATTGGTTTATTATCAAAATCTTTAAAGAAAAAATAGATGACCTTCATAACTATAGTTCTGCTTTGATTGCTCGAATCAGTTGCAGGTGATGAAGAAAAAACAAATATAACTACGCACATCGCTATCAGGATCACCCATCTAAAGAAGTTAAATAATTTACTGTCCATAAAACTTCCCCCTTATGAATGTAAGAAGTGTCTCGCGCTCGTTCTCGATCTCCTCATCTATAACAGCTTCAAGTGCCGTATTCAGGGCGTTCTTTATATCAGCACCGCTGAATCCCATTGCGATCATATCATGACCGTTAATTGCGAGATCAGCGGTCTTTAAACAGCACATCTCCTCTTTTATCTCATCGCCAAGCTTTGCAAGAAGTTCCAGTTCTGCCAGCTTTTCCTCACGCATATAGTCCGACTGCGCCAGAGTATCAGCTCTGCGGACTTTCAGCCAGTCCACATAAAAATCATAGTCATATTTTGCTAAAAATCTCTTGACAGTACGCCGTTTTGGAAAAATACGGTTATCATGTTCAAGTACCAGCGAGGTCACTCTTTTGAGGGTCTTGTTGGAACATTTCAGCCGCGTAAGCACTGTCTCAGCGATATCTCTGCTGCTTAGCTGATGCAGTTTGAAATGATCGACACCATTCTCGTCAGTGACCTTTTTCTGAGGCTTGCCGATATCATGAAACAGCATAATAAGGCGCAGATCTTCGTCATTTTCGATTTTATCAATACTTCGGCATATGTGCTCATACACCGTATAACAATGGTGGATATTGTGCTGTTCACAGCCGATACATGGTATGATCTCAGGAAGTATCACACCGATTATATCCGAATATTCCAGCATTATCCTGCATACAGCCTTACCGCAGAGAAGCTTTTTCAATTCGGAAAATATACGTTCAGCAGAAATTGCGTTGAGCAAATAAGATTTTTTGCGCATAGCAGCAGCTGTATTTTCTTCTATATCAAAGTCCAGAACAGACGCAAATCTTAATGCGCGCATGATACGGAGGGCATCTTCATCAAATCTGTCTTCTGCGACTCCTACACATCTGATAATGCGGTCTTCCAAGTCATTTTTACCATCGAAGAGATCAACTGTCCCTTCATTCGGATTGAAGCACATAGCATTTACAGTAAAATCACGGCGTTTCAGATCTTCACATAGTTCTGTTTCAAATTTTACCGAATCAGGTCTTCTGTGATCAGTATACTCACCATCACTGCGATAGGTAGTCACCTCAACAGGCATATGCTCCGACATCACAGTAAGAGTTCCGTGTTTCAGACCCGTTTTTATGGTGTGAAAGCCGCTGAATATCTCGACCATCCTATCAGGGGTACAATTGGTGCAAACGTCGTAATCATGGGGCTCCTTGCCCATCATAGCATCTCTTACACAGCCCCCGACGATGTAGGCTTCATATCCGTTTTTTTCTAGAATATCTATCACCGCAGCAACATATCGCGGTATTTTAATGTCCATAAATCCTCCCTGTTAAATCAACTATCCTGTTCTCCACATAAGCAATTTTTGGCAATTATCTAATCACAATTTCTGGTTATTTATGATTTCGCAATTTATGACCGTTCCTCCATCATAAACAGCCGCGCAATATTCGGTCTTCCAAATCTAACAGTAAGTGTCCTGTTATTTGGATCATAAGCATATTTTTCCTCATTGTAAGAGGGATAAATACATCTGACTTTAACATCATTTAAACCATTGTTTATCGGAATACTGCAGTTTTCGGAGCCATCTCTATGCCATACTGCAAGGTATATCCGTCCATCGCACCTAAGCCCCAAGGCAGACCAACTATCCAAAAATTCAGACACACCCAGTGGATAGAAAGGAAGAGCCTTGGCGATATCCCTGCGTATAGATCTGTATACCTCTATACCCTCTTTGACAATAGCCTGTATTTCTGAATCCAAACGGTCCAAGTGTCCACTCAGATGTACTCGTGATAGCATTGCATTCACCATATTGAATACAGCTTCTTCCCTGTCATCTGTTTCCGACAGGAATGACCGTACAGCAGCTTGTTCGGGGCACACAGCAGACGGCGCATTAGCAGCGATAGCGGCGTATTTTCGGTAATCTTCCTGACTTGGGATAGATTGTATCGAACATCTCGAAAGCAGTGCATAGTCCATTCTCCGACCTCCGTCAGAGCAATTTTCGACTATAACCTTGGGATGACGTTCAAAAACGCCGTCTAGCCACGCTAAATAGGCTCTTTCGTGTTCCAGCAGACCATCACCGAAGCTGTCAGCATTATTTTCTGTACCAATGCCGGGCTCGATGTTGCAGTCCATTTTTATGTACCCGAATCCATACTCGTTTATCAGTCTGTCCACTGCCGCATCACAATACTCACGCACCGCAGGTACGCGGAAATCCAGCTGATATCTGCTTTTGTCGATCACTCTTTTGCCGTTTCTGACGAAAAACCATTCATCTGGAAGATCATCCGCCATGGGACATTTTATACCCATTGCTTCGATCTCCACCCTTACGCCGGGGATCATTCTTTTTTTGCGAATGTGATCAGTTACTTCACGCAGTTTATCTGGAAGTATTTTCCCATCCTCGTGCCATCCACCTATCCTGTCACACCGAATATCATCAGCGTACAAACCTGCATCAATGCAAAAATATTCGCATCCAACTTCTGCCGCAGCATCGATAAGCGAAAGCTCTTTTTCATTTGTAGGGTCAGTCCAAAGGCAGTTCAAACAGCCGTTGAATATCACCGGAAGATTTGTGTTATCGCGGCTTTTGCGTCTTATAAGACGCCTGTACTTCGTCATTTCAGCAATGGCTTCATTGAATCCGCCGTTCACAGCACACACTCCGCAATATACAGATCTGAAACTATCGCCCGGTCTCAATATTTTCGACCAATGCGAACCTATCTCCGACGGTCCCGAAAGCTGTAAGTACATATGCCCCTCACGGTCGGAGATCTCCCAGTGCCACGAACCGTTATGCTCGATCTGCCACATCAGCGCCCCGCCAACTTCGGTATTCTCGGCATATCCCATCGGTATATACTCCTTTGAAGACAGGTTTCCGACGTTCGTTACGCCCAAGACCTTCGATGAATTCTGCTGTTCAGGGCTGTAAAACCGCCATTGCAGCTCTCTCTTCCGCGAGTTGTGACATATCCCGACGCGCAATTTTTCGTCCTGCGGCTGAAGACCCTCTTTTTCTATACCAGCCAACGAAAATGATGATACATACTCTAAAGTCCGATTTTCAGTACTGCAATTATTGACATCAGTCCACACTCTCACAGCACGCGTGCCTGTGTAGAACTGCATATGTGAAACTGTTTCAAGCCCCGTTTCTTCATCAAAGCAGACTATCTCAAGCTTGCGTCCGATAGAGTTGTTAATATCTTTAAAATTCTTATATTTCAACCGATTTCCCAATGCGTTTATTCTGCACTTATTGCCGTGCCATTCTCCCGCACTGTCTATTCCGCTGATCTTCATTTCCACCAAATTGAACCCTGTATTGCCTGCTTTTGACGCCATTGTGCTTTCATCAAAAGGCAGTGCAGAGAAATGCAGAAGCTTTATCAGCTTTTCATCGGTTATCTCAAAAACGACGTTTATGCCATTTTCAAATATTTGTATTCTTTTCATGATCCAGCCTTTAAAGGTCACGAAGCTTGTCAAGTATCCTGTGGGCAGCTTCTTCCTTTGACATCAGCGGCAGTTCATCAGCGCCGTCCTTTGTTATCATTGTGATGACATTCGTATCAACGCCGAATCCCGCCCCCGCAGTCCTGAGAGAATTTGCACATATCATATCGCAATTTTTGCTGTGAAGTTTTTTGGACGAATTCTCAATAACATTCTCAGTCTCCATTGAAAATCCGCAGATCTTCTGACCCTCACGCTTGTGCTCACCAAGATATTTGAGGATATCCTTAGTGCGCTTCAGCTCGATGCTCATATCATTATCGGACTTTTTGAGCTTATTATCCGCAGTTGTCTTTGGAGTATAATCCGCCACAGCCGCCGCCTTTATAATAAAGTCCTGTTTATCGGACAGTTGAGTGACCGCATTGAACATATCCTCCGCGCTCTCAACAGGCACATAATTCACAAAAGGCGGTAACTGCGCCTCCGTATGACCCGCAACGAGAGTTACCTCAGCACCGCGAAGCATCGCCGCTTTCGCCACTGCGATGCCCATTTTTCCGCTTGAATGGTTCGTGATAAAGCGCACAGGGTCGATGGATTCACGGGTCGCACCCGCCGTCACAAGCACCCGCTTGCCCGCAAGGTCTTTCTCGCAGGCTATCTCACGCAGGATATACTCGTAAAGCACCTCGGGCTCGGGCATTCTGCCGTCACCACTGTCACCGTTTGCCAGCATACCTCTGTCGGGCTCGACTATCTTATACCCGAATTTCCGCAGTTTTTCGATATTATCCTGAACTATCGGGTTGTGGAACATATTGTGGTTCATAGCAGGTGAGACAATTTTTGTACAGGTGCAGGCCATCACCGTTGTTGTCAGCATATCGTCCGCAATGCCCGAAGCCACCTTGCCTATGACATTAGCCGAAGCAGGGGCTATCAGCACAACATCAGCCTTTTTCGCCAGCGCAACGTGCTCTACCGAATACTGGAAGTTCCTGTCAAAAGTTTCCACCAGACACTTGTGCCCCAGCAGACTTTCAAAAGTTATGGGATTTATAAAATTGCACGCATTCGGGGTCATGAGTATCTCCACATCAGCCCCCTGTTTTTTCAGCATACGCGCAAGGTTTGGTATTTTGTAGGCGGCAATCGAGCCTGTAACGCCGATGACCACGCATTTTCCGTCAAGTAACATGAAAAATCTCCTTTCACTCCGCTTCACGCCATATATTGTTTATTATTATAACACATTTTTATTTTTTTAGCAATAGAGAACAAACAGACATTTTGTCAGTCGGTCAATATCTCGTCTTCATCTATCTCTTTCAGCTTTTGAGTATAATAGTTTGATACCCCTGTTCTTATATTTAGCTTAACATATAATGGCAGCAGATCTCCGGAATACATATATTTTTACGTCCATATTCAAGAAAAGAATTAAGATCAACTATCTCATCAAAAACAGGTATCACATATTTCAGTATGTAATCTACCGACTGTTTAACGGCAGTTTTCATGGTTTCGGGATCTTCTTTATCATATACAAATTCAAATGATCCTTCGATGCATTTTTCTTTTCGGCTTCTTCGCTTCATAACAGATTAGTTAAAAGGTAATACTCCTAAACGCTTCTGAAACTCATTTTTCATTCCTTTACCGCAGTAATAATCAAATGAATCATCCAACGTAATGCTTCCGTTTCGCTTAATTATTACTGCCTTTTCGAAACCTGACATATAGACCAGGTCGGATTCAAAGTCATTTATTATTCTTTCAATAAAGTAAAGGATACTTTCGTTTGAATTAATACCTTCGCAACTTTCGAATGAAATAAAGTAGTTTACATCAACATCATAATCGTTTTTCAATAGCTCAATATCAATCTTTTCCATAAAATACATAGTAGCAATTATCTTATCGTTGATGAATGTGTAAATATCACCTATTCTTTTATCAACTATGTGATTTACAGAATTGTTCGATGAGCAATACAGATCGTTAGTCAAATAATCTATTAGATTATCCACACTATCAATTCTTATTTCAACATTTTTTTCTAAAGACATAGTATATCACCTTATAATTCTCATTAATTTTCCATTTTTGATAATCAGCAGTTCGTCTTTTGTCAGCTTATCAGTATTAAATATATGGTTAACATTAAGTAATATACCCATCATAATTACCCCTGTATGAAGTGACATTCCTAATTTATATAAACTTTTATTTAAGTATAACATCTAACGCATTATATGTCAATGATCTTTGCATAAAAAAGCCGCACCCGTAAGTGCGGCAAAAGCTTATTTCCTGTTGTATCTATTGCATTTTCAGGTTCGTCAGAATGTGTTTATTATTCCCGAAAACTGCATCGTTCACCGTCATTGGATCTGTGTTACATCATATCATCGTACAAATGTTCCACATGGAACATTTGTGCTAATCCGAATATCACTTTGCAACAGAAGATCGTTTCTTTTCGGGGTGCATCTCGTAATAGTGCTTTTTGTCGAGATACATATTTTCGTCAGCCACGCGTAATGCCGTTCTTACTTCAGCCAGAGCAGGCTCATAAGCGTAGCCTACCGCAAAGACCAGATCGCTGTATTTTTTCGCCGTTTCCCTGAGTTCCTCCGTTTTCCGGTATAGCTCTTCTTCCGTAACGTCTGTCAGCACAACAACGAATTCATCGCCGCCCGCCCTGAAAATATCATGGGGACTGAATACCTCCTGCAAAGCCGCCGACGCTTTTTTCAGCAGTTCATCGCCTGCCGTGTGACCCTTGGTGTCATTTATAACTTTCAGACCGTTCAGGTCAGCAAATACAACGCCCACCGATTCACCTTTCTTGCCCTTGATAAGCGCATCCACATAGTTGTTCATCTCGTTGCGGTTCATCACGCCTGTCAGCATATCCTTTGAACTGAGAACATGAAGCTTATCCATCATCTTATAGCTGTATATTTCTGAAGCCAGTATGAATGTAGTAAGTTCCAGCGTCTCCTTGATGGTGTCAGCAGCTTCAGCACTGAAATTCAACGCCCAGATATAGCCCAGAAGCTCATTCTTGAATTCAAGCGGGAAGAGCACAATGGTCTTGCCGCCCGCCTTGGTTATAGAATCATGCCATACGGGGTTTCTTTCTCTCACGACCTCCATATCGCTTTCTCTCTTGACGATAAGGCAGTTGCTTCCCGCAATGGTATCCTTCCAGGATTCAGCAATACTGTAAAAGTTTTCATCGAGATATTTTTCCATGGGCAGCAGCTTGCTGTCCTTTGAAAAAGCCTCGCAAAGCACCGAGCAGGAACGCTTTGCTTTATCCATAAGAAGCAAACAGCAGTGTTCCGAATCGCAAAGTTCGCGGATATCCTCGCATATATCATTCATTATCGTACTGAAATCATCGTCGCTTCTCAGCCTGATACAGGTCTCCAGTACCGCAGATGCGATATCCGCCGATATGGCAGAAAGCCTCTTTGCATCGGGCTTGAAGTTTATTTCCATTATATACATACAGTAATGCAGGTTTCCCTCATCGCCTGCCAATGGCAGGAATGACATATTGAACCATACATCAAATCTTGCAGGGTGAGCGTAAGAATGAAGCAGCTTTTTTTCCACCGCCGCGCGATAGCATGAATCCTCAAAGTTCAGGTCGCGGTTAAGATATTCCGTATACTCACTGTTGGGTACAAATTTTTTTGTCAGCATCACAACGTTTTCCATCGGACGTTCGATAGTATCAAGATAAGCCCGATTACCTGTAACTATCCTGAACTTTCCGCAGCTGCCGTCCTCAAAAGTTTCAACCGATACTACACAGGCAGCTGTGGATATACTGTCAACAACATTCTGGAAATCCATATGCCCCTCCATTTCCATCGGACATTACTATCATGTCCGACAAATAATTTACGGCAGATCAGCGATCCTACCGTCGAGTGTTACATATATTATATCACGATGTCACAAAAATTTCAAGTATTATCCGATAATTTAGCTATAATTTTTTCACACTTTGTCTTTAGTATTCGACACATCGTCCATTTTGTGAGGCTTTTTTATGTTCACAGTTGCTATACCCGCACCTATCAGAAGAAGTGCCGCCGCATATCTTATCCCAAGCTTATCACCAAGCAGAACCGCCGAAAGCATAACTCCCATGACAGGGTTCATAAATCCGTAAACTGATATCTTTGAAACATCGTTGTTTTTGAGAAGTATCCCCCAGAGAGTGTACGCCACACTTGATACCAGCGCCAGATAGACAAGGAGTGCCACAGCCTTGAAAGAAACAGGCGAAGACCCGTCACTGCCGCCCGATACCATCATTCCGCACTGACCGACTGCCGTCATCACCGCACCGCCGAATATGAACTGCCAGCCGCTGAAAAGGACAGTATCGTGTTCCGAGGAATATTTCTTTATCATCGAAGAAGATACACCATAGCACAGCGCCGAAAGCGCCACAAGCCCGTCCCCGGCCGGGCGGAAAAAAAATCCCGCAGGCAGGATCTCCACAAGTATAACTCCCGCAAGTCCCAGCAGACAGCCTGTCAGTTTTCTGATGGTAAGTTTTTCCATCCGCATTACCACACAAGCGATCATCATGGCAAAAAAGTTTGTCAGGGAATCCACTACCGCCGAATTCACACCTGTCGTATGGGCTACTCCTATATAAAAGAAAACGTACTGTCCTATGGTCTGGAAAAGACTCAGGAACATTACCTTGCCCCATTCATCTCTCCGAGGTATAAGCAGTTTTTTACGTGCAGCACCCGCAAAAGCTATAACAAGTATCCCTGCAAGGAAAAATCTTATACCAGCAAATCGTATTACCTTCCATGTTTCGTCCCCGCCGATATCCCACAGCTTATATCCTATCTTTATCGAAGGAACAGCGCTCGCCCACAAAAAACAGCACAGCAATGCGCCCGCGAATACTGCGAGTTCCTTTTTTAAACCTTTCATCTCATCACCCGAAATGATTATACACCATATTTATGTATAAATCAAGGTCTTCAAAAATGCCTTCTGACGCTTTTTTTCATTATTCTTTCTTTATCCCCTTGCGTTTTGCGGGAAAATAGTGTATAATATAATAGATAATTTGTGTTTGCAGATAAGACTGTGACATAAAGACATTGAAATAAAGGAGAAATTACAATGACTAAGGCACAAAAGTACTTCAATGCAATAAAGGATAAAAGAGTCGCTTTCATCGGCGTGGGAGTGAGCCATACCGACCTTATAAAGGTATTCCTTTCCAAAGGCATAAACTGTGTTATCTGCGACAAGCGTGAAGAAGACGAGTTCGACCCTATGCTGATAGAGGATTTCAGGTCTAAGGGCTGTGAATTCTCACTGGGCGAGAATTATCTCGATGAACTCTTCAACTGTGATATAGTTTTCCGTACCCCGGGTATGTACTACAATGACCCCGTTCTCACAAAGGCAAGAAAGCAGGGTGTTGTCATCACCTCCGAGATGGAGACTTTCTTCGACCTCTGCCCCTGCAAGACCTATGCACTGACAGGTTCTGACGGAAAGACCACCACAACCACTCTCGTAAGCGAGTTTCTCAAATCCGAGGGCAAGAGGGTACATCTGGGCGGAAATATCGGCAAGGCGCTCCTGCCTCTGGTGGAGACTATCTCCGAGACAGATGTGGCTGTCTGCGAGCTTTCAAGCTTCCAGCTGATTTCCATGCGCGAGAGCCCCGATGTTGCGGGCATTACAAATATCCGCCCCAACCATCTGAACGTTCACGGCACTATGGAGGAATATACCCTTGCAAAGTGCAATATTCTCGACCACCAGAACGCATATTCAAGAGCTGTCCTCAGCTTTGACGATGAAGTGACCCATGGTCTTGAAGACCGTGTACGCGGCGACCTTGCTTGGTTCAGCATCAAGGAAAAGCCCGATAACGGCGCATTTCTCCGTGAAGACGGTATGCTGTGCTACAACGAGCGCGGAAAAGTTACCGAATATGTACATATGAAAGATATAAAGATACCCGGTATGCACAACGTTGAGGATTATCTCACTGCCATAGCTATGACATACGGTGAGGTCAAGCCCGAAAATGTTGCTAAGATAGCCAGGGAATTCGGCGGCGTTGAGCATCGTATAGAATTTGTAAGAGAACTGGACGGCGTTAAGTATTACAACAACTCCATAGCTTCCAGCCCCACGAGAGTTCTGGCTTGTCTTGCCGCTTTTGACCAGAAGCAGATAATGATACAGGGCGGTTCCGATAAGGGCGTAAGCTTTGAGCCTATGGCTGCACCTATCTGTGATAAGGTAAAGGTGCTGATACTCATGGGTCAGACCAAGGACAAGATACGCGCCGCTGTGGAAGCTGCACCCAATTTCAAGGGCAGCGGACTGAAGATAATCACCGTCAAGGATATGGCAGAAGCTGTACGCACCGCCCGCGAATATGCAGAGGAGGGCGATATCGTATCGCTGACACCTGCCTGCGCAAGCTTTGATATGTACCGTATGTTCGAGGACAGAGGCAGACATTTCAAACAGCTGGTAAACGAACTCAGCTGAGTATAGTATAGGAAAGTAAAATGATCCTATCCCCCGAACGGAGGACTTATAATGATATATCAGACAAAAGATATCGACCTTGCGCTGATAAACAGGCTCAGGGACAATAATTACAGCAGGCGAATAAAGTCGCATTTTCTCGCATACGGCACGAAATACGATTTTCTTCGGTTCTTCTTCATGGAATACAAAGGCGAAAGACTCGGTATGTTCTCCGAGTTCAACAGTGCGCTTATGATATCCACATTTGATGGAAAAGAACTGCCCGAGGAAATGCTGGAAGAGCTTTCGGGCTTCGTGCGTATGCTGAAACCTTTCTCGGTGGAACTTGAAAGGCAGTACGGCGAAAAACTTGCAGTACTCCTTGATGATGAGTACCGCAGTGAAAAGCGTACCGAATTTACATATTCTCCC from Ruminococcus albus AD2013 includes:
- the murD gene encoding UDP-N-acetylmuramoyl-L-alanine--D-glutamate ligase, translated to MTKAQKYFNAIKDKRVAFIGVGVSHTDLIKVFLSKGINCVICDKREEDEFDPMLIEDFRSKGCEFSLGENYLDELFNCDIVFRTPGMYYNDPVLTKARKQGVVITSEMETFFDLCPCKTYALTGSDGKTTTTTLVSEFLKSEGKRVHLGGNIGKALLPLVETISETDVAVCELSSFQLISMRESPDVAGITNIRPNHLNVHGTMEEYTLAKCNILDHQNAYSRAVLSFDDEVTHGLEDRVRGDLAWFSIKEKPDNGAFLREDGMLCYNERGKVTEYVHMKDIKIPGMHNVEDYLTAIAMTYGEVKPENVAKIAREFGGVEHRIEFVRELDGVKYYNNSIASSPTRVLACLAAFDQKQIMIQGGSDKGVSFEPMAAPICDKVKVLILMGQTKDKIRAAVEAAPNFKGSGLKIITVKDMAEAVRTAREYAEEGDIVSLTPACASFDMYRMFEDRGRHFKQLVNELS